The Candidatus Scalindua japonica genome includes the window TACTTGTGTGTCTTGTGGATTTGATAGGCTTATAAGGCATTTTAGCTTTCTGCATGAACCAGAATTGAGTTATAATATTAGGGTATTAAATCTGTATGAAAATCTGTGCTTAATGAAGCAGAAGAAGCAGATTGGAAGTGTTCTCAAGATATAAAACAAAGGTATGCAAGTGCCAGTTTTTTAGCCGACAATATTGTTGTGTTTAACATTAAAGGTAATGACTACCGGATTGTTGCAAAAATTAATTATCCAAGCAAGAGTGTCCTAATTAAAAGGATAGGTACACATTCCGAATATTCGAAATGGAGATTATAAGGAGAAAACTCCATGATTAAAATAATAAAATCACAAAAAGACTATAATGAGGCATTAAAAAATGTCGAATTTTTAATGGATCGTAACCCAAAGGTGGGGTCATCCGATGCAAATAAACTTGAATTGCTAATATTACTTATTAAGGATTATGAAGACAAGCGTTTTCCTATGCAAGCACCTGATCCAATAGAAGCAATATTATTTAGAATGGAACAGGAGGGATTACAGCCTAGAGATTTAATTCCTTATATAGGCAGTCGTAGTAAAGTCTCGGAAATTTTGTCAAAAAAACGCCCACTTACTCTTACAATGATTAGGGCATTGCATGAAAGTCTGGGAATACCTATAAAGTCTTTAATAAAAGAAGATAAACCCAAATTATTCAAGTCAGACGAAATTGATTGGAACTGCTTTCCTGTTAGAGAAATTATTAACCGTGGGTGGGTAAAGTCAAGGTTTAGTGATATTAAGGCACATTCTAAAGATATAATTTTAGAATTTTTACAACCTTTAGATTCAGAAAATCTGGTACCTGCTCTTTACAGAATGACAGAAAATGTTCGTTCCGCAAGAAAGATAGATAGAGGTTCTTTAATGATGTGGAATGCACGAGTGATAATACTTGCTAATGAGTATAGAAATTCGAAAAAATATAAGAAAGGTAGCGTTTCTAAGGAGTTTATAAAAAATGTAATACAATTAAGTAAATATGATGATGGCCCACAGAAAGCAAGGGCGTTTCTTATGGAAAATGCTATTCCGTTAGTAATTGAACCTCACTTGCCTAGAACTCATTTAGATGGAGCGGCAATTATGACTGAACAGGGGCCTGTAATTGGTCTAACCATTAGATACGATAGATTAGATAATTTTTGGTTTAACCTTGCTCATGAATTATCACATATTTCTTTGCATCTGGATAAATATAATATGGGATTTTACGATTATAATTTGGAAACTGATTCAGATGATCCTATGGAGAAAGAAGCAGATGGATTTGCTTCTGAATGTCTAATTCCTGAAGTAAAGTGGGAAAATAGTCCTGCTTCAAATTTGAAAACACCAGGTGCTGCAATCCATTTAGCAAAAGAATTAAATATTCATCCGGCAATTGTTGCAGGAAAAATGAGACATTATTTTAGAAATTATCGAATTCTAAATCAATTAATAGGCAATAAACAAGCAAGGATTTGTTTTTCAGAAATTAATTGGAGTTAAATATGTTTGATTATAAACATTATGTTCCGGTATTACGTTGGAAACAATCAGAGTGGCTTGCATTAAGAGAGTTAACTGATGTGCAGAGAAAAGAAATTACACCATTAATTGAAATAGTTCCAGTTAAATTTGTGGATAAGGAAACTAAAGAAATTAAGAAGGAGAATTGCATTAAAGAAGAGTTAAATAAAATAGTAAATGGAATAAGAAAGAATTGGGGGGAGGCTAGAGCTTTTATAGATGTTCATCTTCTAGATGTAACAATAAGAACCTTTGTTATGAAGGAAATCATTGTAGCTGGAAATAATTTGAACTTGCATCTTATTCCAGTGATTCATTTAAATTACTCAAAAGAGTACCTAGATATGGTTTCAAATTTACCAAATAAGAATCAAGGTGGGGCATGTCTAAGGTTGAATATAGAAGAAGTGTCAGATGTTAGCTTGATTGATAAAGTGGAAATATTAATTGATATTGTAGGGATAAAGCACCACAATATAGATTTGATTGTGGATTATAAGTTAATAAATGAAAGCCAACCAAAATTTAATTATTTAATTCAAATCATTCCTAGTTTAAGAGAGTGGAGGACTCTAACGGTGATCAGAGGGGCATTTCCTAAAGATCTTTCTGGTTTTGAACTAGGAGAACATCTTCATCCAAGGCAAGATTGGCAATGTTGGTTAAAAGAAGTAGCGTCTAGTTCTCTTTTAGATCGACTTCCGGCTTTTGGGGATTATAC containing:
- a CDS encoding beta family protein, whose translation is MFDYKHYVPVLRWKQSEWLALRELTDVQRKEITPLIEIVPVKFVDKETKEIKKENCIKEELNKIVNGIRKNWGEARAFIDVHLLDVTIRTFVMKEIIVAGNNLNLHLIPVIHLNYSKEYLDMVSNLPNKNQGGACLRLNIEEVSDVSLIDKVEILIDIVGIKHHNIDLIVDYKLINESQPKFNYLIQIIPSLREWRTLTVIRGAFPKDLSGFELGEHLHPRQDWQCWLKEVASSSLLDRLPAFGDYTIQYPIYSEPPERANVSASIRYASDSAWVIMRGEGLFHDNSPGHAQYPANALLLSVRDEFCGEKFSFGDKYIYEMGQQNKKYGNPMSWLKAGINHHITLVIYQLSNLSD
- a CDS encoding ImmA/IrrE family metallo-endopeptidase, translated to MIKIIKSQKDYNEALKNVEFLMDRNPKVGSSDANKLELLILLIKDYEDKRFPMQAPDPIEAILFRMEQEGLQPRDLIPYIGSRSKVSEILSKKRPLTLTMIRALHESLGIPIKSLIKEDKPKLFKSDEIDWNCFPVREIINRGWVKSRFSDIKAHSKDIILEFLQPLDSENLVPALYRMTENVRSARKIDRGSLMMWNARVIILANEYRNSKKYKKGSVSKEFIKNVIQLSKYDDGPQKARAFLMENAIPLVIEPHLPRTHLDGAAIMTEQGPVIGLTIRYDRLDNFWFNLAHELSHISLHLDKYNMGFYDYNLETDSDDPMEKEADGFASECLIPEVKWENSPASNLKTPGAAIHLAKELNIHPAIVAGKMRHYFRNYRILNQLIGNKQARICFSEINWS
- a CDS encoding type II toxin-antitoxin system HigB family toxin; this translates as MLNEAEEADWKCSQDIKQRYASASFLADNIVVFNIKGNDYRIVAKINYPSKSVLIKRIGTHSEYSKWRL